One genomic segment of Rhizobium viscosum includes these proteins:
- a CDS encoding chemotaxis protein CheY → MWLFNYGGQPPSKVQAGHRRNDVCKKAEALQCLRFTRGMEIMNARTRVLVLEDSLIIAMEAEDILRLVGADTIDIANSLDQARDAIQVADYDFALLDVNLGEAMSFDFARDLSLANIPFGFVSGYSDTQDFPTDLQDVPLLVKPFDENAMRDFLQKLFPTPAE, encoded by the coding sequence ATGTGGCTATTCAATTATGGTGGGCAACCACCGTCAAAGGTCCAGGCGGGGCACCGACGGAATGATGTTTGCAAAAAGGCCGAAGCGCTGCAATGTTTGCGCTTCACGAGGGGCATGGAGATCATGAACGCAAGAACCCGTGTTCTGGTCCTGGAAGACAGTCTGATCATCGCCATGGAGGCGGAGGATATCCTGCGTCTCGTTGGTGCTGATACCATCGATATTGCCAATAGCCTCGATCAGGCCAGGGACGCAATTCAGGTCGCAGATTACGATTTCGCGCTTCTCGACGTGAATCTCGGAGAGGCAATGAGCTTCGATTTCGCGCGTGATCTGTCGCTCGCCAATATTCCGTTCGGCTTCGTCAGCGGCTATTCCGACACGCAGGATTTCCCGACCGACCTTCAGGATGTGCCTCTTCTCGTCAAGCCTTTCGACGAGAATGCGATGCGCGACTTCCTCCAGAAGCTTTTCCCTACACCGGCCGAATGA
- a CDS encoding aldo/keto reductase — MLTKPDTSTTITLWNGQEVPRFGMGCWAIGGPFFAGDTPLGWGEVDDNESIAAINRAIDLGIRFFDTASNYGAGHSEEVLGQAIGNRADIVIATKFGFATNPETKQATGAFADPAFIRQSVETSLRRLKRERLDLLQFHINDFPLEQSDEVFDTLQALRAEGKIDAFGWSTDFPDRAARHAGRPGFVSIQHTMNVFEPVPQMIDVVEKNGLISINRGPLAMGLLTGKFTPDKAVGAKDVRGAALEWMVYFKDGRIAPEFAARLDAVRSLLTSDGRTLTQGALAWLWARSPRTLPIPGFRTVAQVEENAGALEKGPLPADVMAEIDAALARV; from the coding sequence ATGCTGACCAAGCCCGATACATCGACCACCATCACGCTCTGGAATGGGCAGGAGGTTCCCCGCTTCGGCATGGGCTGCTGGGCGATTGGCGGTCCGTTCTTTGCGGGTGATACGCCGCTCGGCTGGGGCGAGGTGGACGATAATGAATCCATCGCCGCGATCAACCGCGCGATCGACCTTGGCATTCGCTTTTTCGATACGGCCTCGAATTACGGTGCCGGTCACTCGGAAGAGGTTCTGGGACAGGCAATCGGCAATCGCGCCGATATCGTCATCGCCACCAAGTTCGGTTTTGCCACCAATCCGGAGACCAAACAGGCGACCGGCGCCTTTGCCGATCCGGCCTTCATCCGCCAGTCCGTCGAGACCTCGCTGCGCCGGCTGAAGCGGGAGCGCCTCGATCTCCTGCAATTCCACATCAATGATTTTCCGCTGGAGCAGTCCGACGAGGTCTTCGATACGCTGCAGGCCCTGCGGGCGGAGGGCAAGATCGATGCCTTCGGCTGGAGCACAGATTTCCCTGATCGTGCCGCCCGCCATGCCGGTCGGCCGGGCTTCGTATCGATCCAGCATACGATGAACGTCTTCGAGCCCGTGCCCCAGATGATCGATGTCGTCGAGAAGAACGGTCTCATCTCCATTAATCGCGGTCCGCTTGCCATGGGTCTGCTGACAGGCAAGTTCACGCCGGACAAGGCCGTAGGCGCCAAGGACGTGCGCGGTGCGGCACTCGAATGGATGGTTTATTTCAAGGATGGCCGTATCGCGCCGGAATTTGCAGCAAGGCTCGATGCCGTACGCAGCCTGCTCACATCCGATGGGCGCACGCTGACGCAGGGCGCGCTCGCCTGGCTCTGGGCGCGCTCGCCGCGCACCTTGCCCATTCCCGGTTTTCGGACGGTGGCCCAGGTCGAAGAAAATGCCGGCGCACTGGAAAAGGGTCCGTTGCCGGCAGATGTGATGGCGGAGATCGACGCGGCGCTGGCCCGCGTCTGA
- the recO gene encoding DNA repair protein RecO: protein MQWQDQAIILGVKRHGETSVIAEVMTRERGRHLGLVRSGRSRTMQPVLQPGNEVEVTWRARLDEHLGEFRLEPVKLRAARLMETATAVYGVQAMGALLRLLPERDPHPHLFEALEVILDHLHNPTDAGELFVRFELAVLNDLGFGLDLSECAATGTRADLAYVSPKSGRAVSRGAGEPWADKMLLLPAFLSAQENQAADFESLTAAFRLTGFFLHRHVYEPRGLEASAAREGFVQAALKALNPAAKTLLRPNELSA from the coding sequence ATGCAATGGCAGGACCAGGCGATCATTCTTGGCGTCAAGCGCCACGGCGAGACGAGCGTCATCGCCGAGGTGATGACGCGTGAACGCGGCCGTCATCTCGGTCTCGTTCGCTCCGGCCGTTCGCGCACCATGCAGCCGGTGCTGCAGCCCGGCAATGAGGTGGAAGTCACCTGGCGTGCCCGGCTGGATGAACATCTCGGTGAATTCCGCCTCGAACCGGTAAAGCTGCGCGCCGCACGGCTGATGGAGACGGCGACCGCCGTTTACGGCGTGCAGGCCATGGGCGCGCTGCTGCGCCTGCTGCCGGAGCGCGATCCGCATCCGCATCTCTTCGAGGCTTTGGAAGTCATCCTCGATCATCTCCACAATCCCACCGATGCCGGTGAGCTTTTCGTACGCTTCGAGCTTGCGGTGCTGAACGACCTCGGCTTCGGGCTTGACCTCTCGGAATGTGCCGCGACTGGGACCCGCGCCGATCTCGCCTATGTCTCGCCGAAATCCGGCCGCGCCGTGAGTCGCGGCGCCGGAGAGCCCTGGGCCGACAAGATGCTGCTTTTGCCGGCGTTCCTGAGTGCGCAGGAAAACCAGGCGGCCGATTTCGAAAGCCTGACGGCAGCATTCCGTCTGACTGGATTCTTTCTGCATCGTCATGTCTATGAACCGCGTGGTCTGGAAGCTTCGGCAGCGCGTGAGGGCTTCGTTCAGGCGGCGCTCAAGGCGCTCAACCCGGCTGCCAAGACGCTTTTGCGGCCGAATGAACTTTCCGCCTGA